Proteins encoded within one genomic window of Mycolicibacterium aubagnense:
- a CDS encoding alkaline phosphatase family protein, producing MGGPMLTRRRFLGSSALAAAFGAMPGNVQQALSEPVAPKPIEHVVLLMQENRSFDHYFGTMPGVRGFGDPNAATLPNGASVFQQPDPENPDGYTLPFHLDSATNSVQKIPSTSHAWSVQHEALAGGRMDGWLPAHRKADGANGPYVMGYYQREDIPFHFALADAFTVCDAYHSSVLGPTWPNRMMWMTGTIDPAGLGGGPIIKNVVPPGGYSWTTYPERLEAAGVSWKVYSETDDYGLNVLSRFRQFQQAPHDSALYRKGIAVSPAGSFDEDARAGRLPAVSWIIPSAAACEHPDFRPADGAEFIADRINAIAANPEAWAKTVFILSYDENDGLFDHVIPPLPPAGTPDEFVRGQPIGGGYRVPCIIVSPWTSGGWVAGETFDHTSTLRFLEWFTGVREPNISAWRRRTFGDLRSALRLDQPSGQPVVFPGVDQEVLRANASDQLPLPAVPPVPQSRPAQMPGTKPRVG from the coding sequence ATGGGCGGACCGATGTTGACGCGGCGACGCTTCCTCGGCAGCTCCGCGCTGGCCGCGGCGTTCGGCGCCATGCCGGGCAACGTGCAGCAGGCCCTCTCCGAACCAGTGGCGCCGAAACCGATCGAGCACGTCGTGCTGCTGATGCAGGAGAACCGCTCGTTCGACCACTATTTCGGCACCATGCCGGGCGTCCGCGGATTCGGGGATCCCAACGCAGCCACTCTTCCGAACGGCGCCAGCGTGTTTCAACAACCCGACCCGGAGAACCCCGACGGCTACACCCTGCCGTTCCACCTGGACAGCGCGACCAACAGCGTGCAGAAGATCCCGTCCACCTCACACGCCTGGTCGGTGCAGCACGAAGCACTGGCCGGCGGCCGCATGGACGGCTGGCTGCCCGCGCACCGCAAGGCCGACGGTGCGAACGGCCCGTACGTCATGGGGTACTACCAGCGCGAGGACATCCCGTTCCACTTCGCCCTGGCCGATGCCTTCACGGTGTGCGACGCCTATCACAGCTCGGTACTGGGGCCCACCTGGCCGAACCGGATGATGTGGATGACCGGCACGATCGACCCTGCCGGCCTCGGCGGCGGACCGATCATCAAGAACGTCGTGCCGCCCGGCGGTTATTCGTGGACCACCTACCCGGAACGCCTCGAGGCTGCCGGCGTCAGCTGGAAGGTCTACAGCGAGACCGACGACTACGGCTTGAACGTGTTGTCGCGGTTCCGCCAGTTCCAGCAAGCCCCACACGATTCAGCGTTGTACCGCAAAGGAATTGCGGTCTCTCCTGCCGGCTCGTTCGACGAAGATGCCCGCGCCGGCCGACTGCCGGCGGTGTCCTGGATCATTCCGAGCGCGGCGGCGTGCGAGCATCCCGACTTTCGTCCCGCCGACGGCGCCGAATTCATCGCTGACCGGATCAACGCCATCGCAGCCAATCCCGAGGCATGGGCCAAGACGGTCTTCATCCTCAGCTACGACGAGAACGACGGCCTGTTCGACCATGTGATCCCGCCGCTGCCTCCAGCCGGCACTCCGGACGAATTCGTACGCGGCCAACCGATCGGCGGTGGCTACCGGGTGCCGTGCATCATCGTCTCGCCATGGACCTCGGGCGGCTGGGTGGCCGGAGAGACGTTCGACCACACCTCGACCCTGCGGTTCCTGGAGTGGTTCACCGGTGTGCGTGAACCCAACATCTCGGCCTGGCGGCGCCGGACGTTCGGCGATCTGCGGTCCGCCCTGCGGCTCGACCAGCCGTCCGGGCAGCCTGTCGTCTTCCCCGGTGTCGACCAGGAAGTGTTGCGCGCCAACGCCTCCGACCAGCTTCCACTGCCGGCGGTGCCGCCGGTACCGCAGAGCCGGCCCGCGCAAATGCCCGGCACAAAACCGCGTGTGGGGTAG
- a CDS encoding acyl-CoA dehydrogenase — MSHYIANVRDIEFNLFEVLPLRAALDAGSYGDLDADTARAMLEEVARFAEGVIAEPFVEGDRNPPVFLPDEHRITIADQLAKTVRAVKEAEWWRVGLDERAGGTPAPAALVWAMQEMIICANPAAMFLYGLGPAMAHTLAEVGTEEQQHWARVAMDKGWAGTMVLTEPDAGSDVGAGRAKAIAQPDGTWHIEGVKRFISGGDVGDTAENVFHLVLARPEGAGPGTKGLSLFFVPNFLFDPDTLELGERNGVFVTGLEHKMGIKSSPTCELTFGAHGKPAIGYLVGGVHNGIAQMFKVIENARMTVGVKAAGTLSTGYLNALAYAKERIQGADLTHMADKTAPRVAIIEHPDVRRSLMTQKAYAEGLRSVYLYTAAYQNPDVAQLVSGADADLAQRVNDLLLPVVKGVGSERAYEMLSESLQTLGGSGFLQDYPIEQYVRDARIDALYEGTTAIQSLDFFFRKIIRDQGAALAHVSSQISATIDNAGPDLKPETDRLATALADVQAMAAALTGYLMAAQGNSEQLYKVGLGSVRFLLAVGDLLIGWRLILAAGVAQAALEGAAERDQAFYSGKVAVAKFFAKNMLPLLSSVREVIETLDTDVMELEIAAF; from the coding sequence GTGAGCCACTACATCGCCAACGTGCGCGATATCGAATTCAATCTGTTCGAGGTGCTGCCACTGCGCGCGGCGCTCGATGCGGGCAGTTACGGCGATCTCGACGCCGATACGGCTCGCGCAATGCTCGAAGAGGTCGCGCGGTTCGCCGAAGGCGTGATCGCGGAGCCGTTCGTCGAAGGCGATCGCAACCCGCCGGTGTTCCTTCCCGATGAGCACCGCATCACCATTGCCGATCAGTTGGCCAAGACCGTGCGGGCGGTCAAGGAAGCAGAGTGGTGGCGCGTCGGCCTGGACGAGCGTGCCGGCGGCACACCGGCGCCGGCGGCGTTGGTGTGGGCGATGCAAGAAATGATCATCTGCGCCAACCCCGCGGCCATGTTCCTTTACGGCCTCGGCCCGGCGATGGCTCATACGCTCGCTGAGGTCGGCACGGAAGAGCAGCAGCATTGGGCTCGCGTCGCGATGGACAAAGGCTGGGCGGGCACCATGGTGCTGACCGAGCCCGACGCCGGCTCCGACGTCGGGGCGGGACGGGCCAAGGCGATCGCGCAGCCGGACGGCACCTGGCACATCGAAGGTGTCAAGCGCTTCATCTCCGGCGGCGATGTCGGTGACACCGCCGAAAACGTCTTCCACCTGGTGCTGGCCCGCCCCGAGGGAGCAGGCCCCGGTACCAAGGGGCTCAGCCTGTTCTTCGTACCCAACTTCCTGTTCGACCCGGACACCCTCGAACTGGGCGAGCGCAACGGCGTGTTCGTCACCGGCCTCGAGCACAAGATGGGCATCAAGTCCTCACCCACCTGCGAGCTGACGTTCGGCGCCCACGGAAAGCCTGCCATCGGTTATCTCGTCGGCGGCGTGCACAACGGCATCGCGCAGATGTTCAAGGTGATTGAGAACGCGCGGATGACGGTGGGTGTCAAGGCCGCCGGAACGCTGTCCACCGGCTACCTCAACGCGCTGGCCTACGCCAAGGAACGCATTCAGGGCGCGGACCTCACCCACATGGCCGACAAGACCGCGCCGCGGGTGGCGATCATCGAACATCCCGATGTTCGTCGCAGCCTGATGACGCAGAAGGCGTATGCCGAGGGGCTGCGGTCGGTCTATCTGTATACCGCGGCATATCAGAACCCCGATGTCGCGCAACTCGTTTCGGGTGCTGACGCCGATCTGGCGCAACGCGTGAACGACCTGCTGTTGCCCGTCGTCAAAGGCGTCGGGTCCGAGCGCGCCTACGAGATGCTCTCCGAGTCGTTGCAGACCCTGGGTGGTTCCGGGTTCTTACAGGACTACCCGATCGAGCAGTACGTCCGTGATGCGCGGATCGACGCACTCTACGAGGGCACCACGGCCATCCAGTCCCTGGACTTCTTCTTCCGCAAGATCATCCGAGATCAAGGGGCGGCCCTGGCCCACGTGTCGAGCCAGATCTCGGCCACCATCGATAATGCCGGCCCGGACCTGAAACCCGAAACAGACCGGCTGGCAACGGCGCTGGCGGATGTCCAGGCGATGGCCGCGGCATTGACGGGCTATCTCATGGCCGCCCAGGGAAACTCCGAACAGTTGTACAAGGTGGGCCTGGGTTCGGTGCGTTTCCTGCTGGCGGTGGGCGATCTGCTGATCGGCTGGCGGTTGATCCTCGCCGCGGGGGTTGCGCAGGCTGCACTGGAGGGTGCCGCCGAGCGTGACCAGGCGTTCTACAGCGGCAAAGTCGCGGTGGCGAAGTTCTTCGCGAAGAACATGCTGCCGTTGTTGTCGTCGGTGCGAGAGGTGATCGAGACGCTGGACACCGACGTCATGGAGCTGGAGATCGCGGCTTTTTAG
- a CDS encoding aldehyde dehydrogenase family protein → MTLQSVLEDIQKRPGTGDVIPIIDPVSEEQIGEFTDCGPEFVDEAVARAKSSFESGIWSGLPGRERAKILWRIADLIDEHAAEFAAIDSANTGMMKMQSELVVPTCAEFFRYYAGWCSKINGTAYDIRTSGIASDAYVDQHGYTLREPYGVVGLIFPWNGPIFNACAKIAPALAAGCSSLVKPAEETPLSALLLDRLIHEAGVPEGVVNLITGYGHTAGAAITAHTDVEKVAFTGSTEVGKEIVKASAGNLKKVMLELGGKSPVLIFDDADLDKAIFGAAMGIFIHSGQGCVCGSRIFVQRGVYDQVVEGIAGVANFMKYGGPDEEGVMSGPLISAKQLNRVLGFIDEGRSDGVEIVAGGYRLDRKGYFVHPTVLTNVDPGMRLYQQEIFGPVVSILPFDTEDEAVAMANDTSYGLAATAWTTNVSRAHRIVKRLQAGSVQVNCQLVFDHDLPFGGYKQSGWGQEFGREGLEAYLKNKSVIVQL, encoded by the coding sequence ATGACGCTGCAGTCGGTCTTGGAGGACATCCAGAAGCGCCCGGGGACGGGTGATGTCATCCCGATCATCGATCCGGTGAGCGAGGAGCAGATTGGCGAGTTCACCGATTGCGGGCCTGAGTTCGTCGACGAGGCCGTCGCCCGCGCCAAGTCGTCCTTCGAGTCGGGTATCTGGTCCGGTCTGCCCGGCCGTGAGCGCGCAAAGATCCTGTGGCGCATCGCCGACCTGATCGACGAGCACGCGGCTGAGTTCGCGGCCATCGACTCGGCCAACACCGGCATGATGAAGATGCAGTCGGAGTTGGTGGTCCCGACCTGTGCCGAGTTCTTTCGCTACTACGCCGGCTGGTGTTCGAAGATCAACGGCACCGCCTACGACATCCGCACCAGCGGCATCGCCTCGGATGCCTATGTCGACCAGCACGGCTACACGCTGCGTGAGCCCTACGGCGTCGTCGGCCTGATCTTCCCGTGGAACGGGCCGATCTTCAACGCCTGCGCCAAAATTGCCCCTGCGCTGGCCGCTGGCTGCAGCAGCCTGGTGAAACCGGCTGAGGAGACGCCCCTTTCGGCGCTGCTGCTGGACCGCCTGATTCACGAGGCCGGCGTGCCCGAAGGCGTTGTCAACCTGATCACCGGGTACGGCCACACCGCGGGCGCCGCCATCACCGCGCATACCGATGTCGAGAAGGTTGCCTTCACAGGTTCGACAGAAGTCGGCAAGGAGATCGTCAAGGCCTCGGCGGGCAACCTCAAGAAGGTCATGCTGGAACTCGGTGGCAAGTCGCCGGTGCTGATCTTCGACGACGCCGATCTGGACAAGGCCATCTTCGGTGCGGCCATGGGTATCTTCATTCACTCCGGCCAGGGATGTGTCTGCGGCTCAAGGATTTTCGTGCAGCGCGGCGTCTATGACCAAGTGGTCGAGGGTATCGCGGGCGTCGCCAACTTCATGAAGTACGGCGGGCCGGATGAAGAGGGCGTGATGAGCGGCCCGCTGATCAGTGCCAAGCAGCTGAACCGCGTCCTGGGCTTCATCGACGAAGGCCGCAGCGACGGCGTCGAGATCGTCGCGGGTGGCTACCGGCTGGACCGCAAGGGCTACTTCGTGCACCCGACGGTGCTGACCAACGTCGATCCCGGAATGCGCCTCTATCAGCAGGAGATCTTCGGGCCCGTGGTGAGCATCCTGCCGTTCGACACCGAAGACGAGGCCGTCGCCATGGCCAACGACACCAGCTACGGCCTGGCGGCCACCGCGTGGACCACCAACGTCAGCCGGGCGCACCGCATCGTCAAGCGCCTGCAGGCCGGCAGCGTTCAGGTCAACTGCCAGTTGGTCTTTGACCATGATCTGCCCTTCGGTGGTTACAAGCAGTCCGGTTGGGGTCAGGAATTCGGTCGCGAAGGGCTCGAGGCCTACCTCAAGAACAAGAGCGTCATCGTCCAGCTGTGA
- a CDS encoding cysteine hydrolase family protein, protein MSAGHDYTSPDLARSALVLIDVQNDFVSGPSQVDGTAELLPAMARLLAAFRAAHRPIVHIVRLYVPGGSDADPPRRAAIEAGRQIAAPHTDGAAVPADLLAHPLDYDSLLAGGIQHVAAGEVVMFKPRWSAFYRTSLDEHLRDLAVNTVVVAGCNLPNCPRATLFDASERDYRAALVTDATSQVTPERLADLALIGVASLTTTDVEQFFQAAATAAPAR, encoded by the coding sequence GTGTCTGCCGGCCACGACTACACCTCCCCTGACCTGGCACGCAGCGCCCTGGTGCTGATCGACGTGCAGAACGACTTCGTCTCGGGGCCGTCGCAAGTCGACGGCACCGCCGAACTGCTGCCCGCCATGGCGCGACTGCTCGCGGCGTTCCGCGCAGCGCACCGACCGATCGTGCATATCGTGCGGCTGTACGTCCCCGGCGGCAGCGACGCCGATCCGCCGCGCCGGGCCGCCATCGAGGCTGGCCGGCAGATCGCCGCACCGCACACCGACGGCGCCGCGGTACCCGCCGACCTGCTGGCACATCCTCTCGACTACGACTCACTCCTGGCCGGCGGTATCCAGCACGTGGCGGCGGGTGAGGTCGTCATGTTCAAGCCGCGGTGGTCGGCGTTCTACCGCACGTCGCTCGACGAGCATCTCCGCGACCTGGCGGTCAACACCGTCGTGGTGGCCGGCTGCAACCTGCCGAACTGTCCGCGCGCAACCCTGTTCGACGCCTCCGAGCGCGACTACCGCGCCGCGCTGGTCACCGATGCCACCTCGCAGGTGACGCCGGAGCGACTCGCCGACCTGGCACTCATCGGCGTCGCGTCGCTGACCACCACCGATGTCGAGCAGTTCTTCCAGGCCGCTGCGACGGCCGCGCCGGCCCGGTGA
- a CDS encoding sulfite exporter TauE/SafE family protein, translated as MLLAGVAAGLINAVVGSGSLITFPVLMAVGYPPLVANMSNSVGLVPGNFTGAYGYRHELGGQGARILRLGVVSLAGAIVGAVLLLKLPPGAFTAVVPWLILLAGVLVLAQPWLRRALDARHGAVRTTDHAAPLYAGVFGCAVYGGYFGAAQGIIMMALFGLFVSEDLQRLNGVKNISVGLVNSVAAIIFIAVGQVAWLPALLLAVGSTVGGYLGARIGRRLPPNALRACIVVVSIVAFTVMMLR; from the coding sequence GTGCTGCTGGCCGGCGTCGCCGCGGGGTTGATCAACGCGGTGGTCGGCTCGGGCAGCCTCATCACCTTCCCCGTCCTGATGGCGGTCGGTTACCCGCCACTGGTGGCCAACATGTCCAACTCCGTCGGGTTGGTCCCGGGCAACTTCACCGGCGCCTACGGCTACCGGCACGAGCTCGGCGGCCAGGGCGCCCGCATCCTCCGGCTCGGCGTGGTTTCGCTGGCCGGGGCCATCGTCGGGGCGGTGCTGCTGCTCAAACTTCCACCCGGTGCGTTCACCGCGGTGGTGCCGTGGCTGATCCTGCTCGCCGGCGTCCTGGTACTGGCACAGCCCTGGTTGCGCCGGGCGCTGGACGCGCGGCACGGCGCGGTACGGACCACTGACCATGCCGCGCCGCTATACGCCGGCGTCTTCGGCTGCGCGGTGTACGGCGGGTACTTCGGTGCGGCGCAAGGCATCATCATGATGGCCCTATTCGGGTTGTTCGTGTCCGAAGATCTGCAACGGCTCAACGGCGTCAAGAACATCTCAGTGGGGCTGGTCAATTCGGTCGCCGCCATCATCTTCATCGCCGTCGGCCAGGTGGCCTGGCTACCGGCGTTGCTGTTGGCCGTCGGCTCCACGGTCGGCGGTTACCTCGGGGCGCGCATCGGACGCCGGCTGCCGCCCAACGCCTTGCGTGCCTGCATCGTGGTGGTCAGCATCGTCGCGTTCACGGTGATGATGCTGCGGTAG
- a CDS encoding HNH endonuclease signature motif containing protein → MTCSAEAVDHQILAAAQTQATAKDIGAKDWVEVLHVRHRISREEARRRVRDADYLGPRSAITGEALGPVWALVAQAQAEGAINVEHVQVITAFFIKVPLWVDPATLLQCERDLVAAARHQTPEELRRAAADLLYRLDQDGPEPDDDEPDPKRSFVMGKQQPDGRCEVTGQLDPEARAYWQALSEKLAAPGMCNPADEVPCISGTPTQEQIAGDTRTPAQRQHDAFKVVCRLMLSSGMLGEHNGLPVSVVATTTVQELERGAGVAVTHTGSRLPIPDLIRMAGQGAHHYLAVFDQHTNVPLYLGRTRRTASPGQRIMLFARDRGCTRPGCTAPASRCQAHHVDTDWCDGGPTDITNLGLACGCDNCLAYTGGWSTTMNNGRPHWTPPPLLDIGQPRTNHYHHPTLYPTEGEDSDDDGESDSPAR, encoded by the coding sequence TTGACATGCTCCGCTGAGGCGGTTGATCACCAGATCCTGGCTGCCGCTCAGACCCAGGCCACCGCCAAAGACATCGGCGCGAAAGACTGGGTTGAGGTGCTGCATGTCCGGCACCGGATCAGCCGGGAGGAAGCCCGCCGTCGGGTCCGGGATGCCGATTATTTGGGTCCGCGGTCGGCGATCACCGGCGAGGCGTTGGGCCCGGTGTGGGCGTTGGTGGCTCAGGCGCAGGCCGAGGGTGCGATCAACGTCGAGCACGTGCAGGTGATCACGGCGTTCTTCATCAAGGTGCCGCTGTGGGTGGACCCGGCCACGCTGCTGCAGTGCGAGCGTGATCTGGTGGCCGCGGCCCGGCATCAGACTCCCGAGGAGTTGCGGCGGGCGGCGGCGGACCTGTTGTACCGGCTCGATCAAGACGGCCCCGAACCCGATGACGACGAGCCCGACCCCAAGCGCTCGTTCGTGATGGGGAAACAGCAGCCCGACGGCCGCTGCGAGGTCACCGGGCAGCTCGATCCCGAGGCCCGCGCCTACTGGCAGGCGCTGTCGGAGAAGCTGGCCGCTCCGGGGATGTGCAACCCCGCCGACGAGGTGCCCTGTATCTCGGGAACTCCCACGCAGGAGCAGATCGCGGGCGACACCCGCACCCCGGCGCAGCGTCAGCATGACGCGTTCAAGGTGGTCTGCCGACTGATGCTGTCCTCCGGGATGCTGGGTGAGCACAACGGGCTGCCGGTGTCCGTGGTGGCGACCACCACGGTGCAGGAACTCGAACGCGGCGCCGGCGTCGCCGTCACCCATACGGGCAGCCGGTTACCCATCCCGGACCTGATCCGCATGGCCGGCCAAGGCGCCCACCACTACCTGGCGGTGTTCGACCAACACACCAACGTGCCCCTGTATCTGGGCCGGACGCGTCGTACCGCCTCACCCGGTCAGCGGATCATGCTGTTCGCCCGCGATCGGGGCTGCACCCGACCGGGCTGCACTGCCCCCGCCTCGCGCTGCCAGGCCCATCACGTCGATACCGACTGGTGTGACGGTGGACCCACCGACATCACCAACCTGGGCTTGGCGTGCGGCTGTGACAACTGTCTGGCCTATACCGGCGGCTGGAGCACCACCATGAACAACGGCCGCCCCCACTGGACCCCACCGCCACTGCTCGACATCGGCCAACCAAGGACGAACCACTACCACCACCCGACGCTGTATCCGACCGAGGGTGAGGATAGCGATGACGACGGTGAAAGTGACAGTCCCGCAAGATAA
- a CDS encoding cutinase family protein, translating into MLLVPPGLLAAALLPAAHAADCPDAQVIFARGTEEAPGPGGVGTAFINGLRTAIGPKTLDVYAVDYPATTDFPTAVDGIRDARRQIVTTAAACPRTKMVLGGFSQGAAVAGFVTAGTIPEGISAAEVPAPMPPDIADHVAAVALFGKPSARFMRAIGSPSVTVGPVYQPKTTDLCVSNDLVCDAHGSSFDAHNSYIDSGLVTQGVNFAAAQLQAGWAADALAGPAPWSSTAVQAADQAGRGQPAPAATVPTTAAPAHMPASAPWLPGPEQPAPTPDTVPQ; encoded by the coding sequence ATGCTGCTGGTACCGCCAGGATTACTGGCCGCGGCCCTACTGCCGGCGGCACACGCGGCCGACTGCCCCGACGCCCAGGTCATCTTCGCCCGCGGCACCGAAGAAGCACCCGGACCGGGCGGGGTCGGAACAGCGTTCATCAATGGGCTACGCACCGCCATCGGCCCGAAAACCCTTGACGTGTATGCCGTCGACTACCCCGCGACCACCGACTTCCCCACCGCCGTCGACGGAATTCGCGACGCGCGTAGGCAGATCGTGACAACCGCGGCGGCCTGTCCCCGCACCAAGATGGTGCTCGGCGGGTTCTCACAGGGCGCTGCCGTTGCGGGCTTCGTCACCGCGGGCACCATTCCCGAGGGGATCTCCGCCGCCGAGGTGCCGGCCCCCATGCCGCCGGATATCGCGGATCATGTTGCGGCCGTTGCCTTGTTCGGCAAGCCTTCGGCACGATTCATGCGGGCCATCGGCTCCCCCTCCGTAACCGTCGGCCCGGTGTACCAGCCCAAGACCACCGATCTGTGCGTTTCAAACGACCTGGTCTGTGACGCGCACGGGTCGAGCTTCGATGCCCACAACAGTTACATCGACAGCGGCTTGGTGACCCAGGGCGTCAACTTTGCGGCGGCCCAACTGCAGGCCGGATGGGCCGCCGATGCGCTGGCCGGGCCTGCGCCGTGGTCATCAACGGCGGTGCAGGCCGCCGACCAAGCAGGACGTGGTCAGCCCGCCCCGGCCGCGACTGTGCCGACCACCGCGGCGCCGGCCCACATGCCGGCAAGCGCGCCGTGGTTGCCGGGGCCGGAGCAGCCTGCACCGACCCCGGACACTGTTCCCCAGTAA
- a CDS encoding ABC transporter permease → MINSEVATSRLSAPHRPGRLQSVLASVRVKTLALLMLLGAWQLVYLSGWKSAVVLPGPATVGATLWRQLQDALLWTAVSTTMARALIGFGLALLLGAAVGSVLSRNRLLRNTFGPIIAGLQTMPAIAWFPFAIIFFGLNTSAILFVIVIGAAPSVALGVIAGADHIPPLQLRAARIMGLRRFALYRHVILPASLPTFVSGLRQAWAFAWRSLMAGELVVMVAGSASIGVLLENAQNMSDMPLAIAVMIVVLVIGVVVDSVFGLVDRQIRRYWGLVDGDNE, encoded by the coding sequence GTGATCAACAGTGAGGTGGCGACATCCCGGCTGTCAGCGCCGCACCGGCCTGGACGGCTGCAGTCGGTGCTTGCGTCGGTGCGCGTGAAAACGCTGGCATTGCTGATGCTGTTGGGAGCTTGGCAGCTGGTGTACCTGAGCGGCTGGAAATCGGCGGTGGTCCTGCCTGGCCCGGCGACGGTCGGTGCCACGCTGTGGCGGCAGTTGCAGGACGCGCTGCTGTGGACGGCGGTATCGACGACGATGGCGCGCGCCCTCATCGGATTTGGGCTGGCACTGCTCCTTGGCGCCGCCGTGGGCAGTGTGCTGTCCCGAAACAGGCTGCTGCGAAATACCTTTGGACCAATCATTGCCGGGCTGCAGACTATGCCGGCGATCGCCTGGTTTCCGTTTGCGATCATCTTCTTCGGCCTGAACACGTCGGCCATCCTGTTCGTGATCGTCATCGGCGCGGCACCGTCGGTGGCACTCGGCGTGATCGCGGGTGCCGATCACATCCCACCGCTGCAGTTGCGGGCGGCAAGAATCATGGGATTGAGGCGGTTTGCGCTGTATCGCCACGTGATCCTGCCGGCATCGCTGCCCACGTTCGTCAGCGGGTTGCGGCAGGCCTGGGCGTTCGCATGGCGCAGCCTCATGGCCGGTGAACTGGTGGTGATGGTCGCCGGCTCCGCATCCATCGGAGTCCTGCTGGAGAACGCGCAAAACATGAGTGACATGCCGTTGGCCATTGCCGTCATGATCGTCGTGCTGGTGATCGGTGTCGTAGTCGATTCGGTATTCGGATTGGTGGACAGGCAGATTCGCCGCTACTGGGGGTTGGTGGACGGTGACAACGAATGA
- a CDS encoding ABC transporter ATP-binding protein — MELVEVTKLYGRGRTAVAALDTIDLTVSEGEFVCLVGSSGCGKSTLLSIIAGLDAPSTGSVDTYDRRIALMFQEPALFPWLTAAANVDLALRARAVPRDVRRERVARLLATVGLSDFADKRPHQLSGGMRQRVALARALAQDADVLLMDEPFGALDALTRDRLHEELERIVESRGLTVVFVTHNVREAVRLADRVILLGARPGRVVEEFRVPVPRPRQINTADVAELAAHITARLHEEGNGRRDQQ, encoded by the coding sequence TTGGAGTTGGTGGAGGTCACCAAGCTCTACGGAAGAGGCCGCACCGCGGTAGCGGCCTTGGACACCATCGATTTGACGGTCTCCGAGGGCGAATTCGTGTGTCTGGTAGGCAGTTCGGGCTGCGGCAAGAGCACGCTGCTGTCGATCATCGCCGGATTGGATGCCCCGTCGACCGGCAGTGTTGACACCTATGACCGGCGGATTGCCCTGATGTTCCAGGAGCCGGCGTTGTTCCCGTGGCTGACCGCGGCGGCCAACGTCGACCTGGCGCTGAGGGCACGTGCGGTGCCACGGGACGTGCGTCGCGAGCGGGTGGCGCGATTGTTGGCCACGGTCGGACTGAGCGATTTCGCCGACAAGCGTCCACATCAGTTGTCCGGCGGCATGCGGCAGCGGGTTGCGCTGGCCCGAGCGCTCGCGCAGGACGCCGACGTGCTGTTGATGGACGAACCGTTCGGGGCGCTGGATGCCCTGACCCGGGACCGGCTGCACGAGGAGCTCGAGCGGATCGTCGAATCACGCGGACTGACAGTGGTATTCGTGACGCACAATGTGCGCGAGGCGGTGCGGTTGGCGGACCGGGTGATTCTGCTCGGTGCACGCCCGGGCCGCGTCGTGGAGGAGTTCCGGGTGCCGGTACCGCGTCCCCGCCAGATCAATACCGCGGACGTCGCCGAGCTGGCGGCACACATCACCGCTCGGTTGCACGAGGAAGGCAACGGTCGTCGTGATCAACAGTGA